In Acidimicrobiales bacterium, the genomic window GCAGGGCGATGTCGACCAGCTGTTGGATCCCGAAGCCGGCGTCTTGCTGCATCGACCGCTCGCGGCCCACCACGAAGGACCGGTGGACCTCGCGGGCGACGACCTCCTCGTCGGGCAGCGGGCCCCAGACCGTGGCCAACCGCGCCCCGACGTGGACGAAGGAACCGACCCTCCGGTCGACCCGCACCACGCCTCCGGGCGGGAGCGCATCCAGCAGGCTCTGGTCGCCCACCTGCTGGAGCCACCCGGTGCGCAGCGCCCGAACCACGAGGCCGTCGCCCACCGGCTCGGGGGGCTCCACCGCACCGGAGCGCCCCTCCCCCAGCTCAGGGAACCGACGGGCGATCAACGATGTGGTCTCGTCGGTCACCCGCCGGATGAGCGAGGTTGCCTGGAGGGAGTGCACCGTGCGGTTGACGTAGGCGAGGATGGCGAACACGGCGAGGATGGCCAGCACGAGACCAAGGAGGGTGCCCAGGTTCGGCACCACGTCGCTGCCCTCGCCCTCCACGCCCCGGACGGCCCGCAGGATGATCAACGAGTAGGTGAAGGTGCCGACCATGAACCCGATGGCGGCCTGCTGGAACCGGTCGCGGAGGAAGCCACGGAGCACCCGAGGTGAGAACTGGCTCGACGCCAGCTGCACGGTCAGGGCGGTCAGGGCGAAGACGGTGCCGGCAACGGTGATGGTGGCACCGGCCACGGTGCTGAGCAGCGCAC contains:
- a CDS encoding DUF2254 domain-containing protein, whose product is MILKLRKAGDNFRESLFYLPGIFVIGAVVLGETMILVDASVDSDRLPRFLQFSVDNARALLSTVAGATITVAGTVFALTALTVQLASSQFSPRVLRGFLRDRFQQAAIGFMVGTFTYSLIILRAVRGVEGEGSDVVPNLGTLLGLVLAILAVFAILAYVNRTVHSLQATSLIRRVTDETTSLIARRFPELGEGRSGAVEPPEPVGDGLVVRALRTGWLQQVGDQSLLDALPPGGVVRVDRRVGSFVHVGARLATVWGPLPDEEVVAREVHRSFVVGRERSMQQDAGFGIQQLVDIALRALSTGVNDVTTAYECIVHLGSILHEILHRDLPPSILEGDQGRRGLCPHDHDHAGYVGEAFDQIRVSAASLPHLSAALINVAGQLIAELEAAGLAERTPPLRQLIERCVAGVVTHEPLPSDLEVVERAAAAAGVAVDDVPEA